In the genome of Anabrus simplex isolate iqAnaSimp1 chromosome 2, ASM4041472v1, whole genome shotgun sequence, the window AAGGTATGCATGGCTGTTGCAGTGCCCAAGACTACAGTCTGAATTCCTCTGGCTAACACTTGCTCTTTTTATGAACACAATGCTTTTAAGTATTCCAGGCTTATGGAGTCTCATTTGATATTTCCCTTTCTTTATCCAATACATTAATTTCTCAAGGGGTCAGAGCTCTTCTCCCTTGAAAATATGTCATGAGGTACTCATAAATTtgtctattaaaacaataatcacctctcaCCTCCACTACACCACTAAAGGCTTCAAAGACATCAGCTGGGAATAAACCTGTTTCTGAATATGAGGTAGGGTGACTTACCAATGCAAGGATGTTAAAGACTCACACAGTAGTTCATGGCCTCACCTCTAACAGAACTCTCCTTCCTCTCTGACTAATAGatccaaatttaaaaaatatatgtacGAGGTTACTGCTTGTCTTCCCTTTGCCACAGTAAGTTGCACTTCCTCTATCTTTTATTACCCAGCTTGATTTACTGTCTGTATTCTCCCTTTGTTTGATAATCACTTCTAGTGGGCTTAAGGAGTCTCATTTGCCTACATTTtgtgacccttccctttctttatccAATATATTAATTTCTCAAGGAGCCAGAACTCTTCTCCCTTAAAAATATGTCGTAAGGGGCTAATAAATTTgtgtattaaaacaataatcacctcacTACAACTCTAAGAGCTTCACAGACATCAGCTGGGATTAAATCTGCTTCTGAACATGAGGTAGAGCGACTTACTAAAGCAAAGACACTAAAGACACAAACAAAACTCTTCTTCCTCTCTGACTGACAGATACAAATTTTAAAACATGAAAAAATATAAGGTTATTGCTTGTCTTCCCTTTGCCACAGTAAATCGCACTTCCTCTATGTCTTGTATTACCAGTATTGTCCCTTTGTTTGATGATCACGTCTAGATAAGAACCACTGACAAGCCATTCTACTAGATACCTTATCCCCAAAAATAAAAATACGTTCTCATCCTGTATAAAATTTGAAAGTAgttaattattttgttatttcagtATGTGCCCTCGAACTTGAAATGAAGCAAGAAAGGACTAGGAAGCCCAGGAAGTAAACGGCCATGTTCTAAATAAAAACAAGACCATGAAAAAAAGGATGAAATGAGAGGTTTTGAAGAATATCTTAATTTTGTCCACAACCAGTTCCAACCAGGGTGTTAGACAGTCAAGACTGCTGTTAGCAATGTCATTGGATGAAGTTCTACCACGAGGTAACACCCTttgaatgaccaggatttgaatgtTCTGTCTTCTTGGCATAGCAAAAGTATAGTAGCATTTATAATAAACAACCTATTACttcaaaaattaagtttccagaaggaaaccaTTATTTCATTTCGACTGCATGTTGAAttcattcaagctctttaggcctaaagagcttgaatgtttttaacctATTACTTGTTAAAAAATATTAACATTTATATTCACTTGACACTGGCGGTAAATtagcacagaaaaaaaaaaaaagaagaaaaaaatgaaatactCCATGCTAAACAAACTCTACATAAAATCATAAAGATGACTAAAATAGTTTGGTCAGGTACTGTAAACTCATATCCTGAGCATTTGTTCACACTGACACTGCGTCAACAACGACCACAGCACCAATTTCTTTGCTATTAAATATATACATCAATTCATCAAGTCTGTCACTTTTTCTTAGGAAGAGACCCGAAAGCTGATATCACTGTTCCTTTAGTGCCCGTAACACTGGTCGTTAATGAAGGTTGCTGAACAAACCCTGCAGGTTTAAGAATGTTTGCTTGGGCTCCAGCCACTATATTACTGCCCCCCATGGTCCCGACTTGGTCCCACTTTGACTTGCGCCGCTTGGCATCATCTTCTGTGCCTGAACCACTTCCTGGCCTTTTAGCAGTTCCTGAAACAAACTCAACCTTTGTCTTATCTTTACGTTCTTTCTCATGTCGATCCATTTCAGCCTTTTGTACCTTAGCAAGTTCTTCATAGTAAGACTCTTTCCCCCAGCGAAGTGGATCATATGCATGAGCTGGATAATTTGTTCCTAATTCATTAATACTACAAAACTGAATAAGCTTTTCATAAATGCTAGGATTTCGGAAGTCCTTACGTTGCTGTATAACATGATTCATATCTAACCCACTATTTTGCATCTTCTCATACAAGCGATTTATTTTCTCCTGAAGTTCATTGGAACAGCGACCAGCAGGTTCAGGAAAAAGACGTACACCATCTGGCGGTTCCACCTCAGGTTCCGTTCCAGATGATTTTCTCCGCTCTGCGACCTCGGCAGGTACTCCTTCATCATCAGACACCAAAGTATCATCATGGTAAGAAACTAAGCGAGCACGAAGATTAGCTCTATTTATAGGTGGCGTAGCAGCACTAGAGTTATGAGAATTCACACTATCATCATCATTGGGAGATTTCTCAGATTCATCTTCACCACCCTCATCTTCTGCTTCTGAATCCGTATATGTTGCAGTGAGAGATGCTAGAGCCAAACTTTGCCCAGACATCTCTGTCGTAAACAGTTATGCCAGAGCAGAATTTCAGTTCTCCTGTTTGATCAACTGGAACCAGATTCCTGCATCCCAATTAAGTCACGGTCTGCAACAAAAATAGGAAGGAAGGTTAACATGTTACTAGGTACCTACACAGCAAGTCAAACATATTGACACAATATTACAAGAGTAATTAACATAAAAATGGACAAATttacttttaattaatttcgtgtggctatttctagccgagtgcagcccttgtaaggcagaccctccgatgagggtgggcggcatctgccatgtgtaggtaactgtgtgttattgtggtggaggacattGTTATGTGACAAATTTACTTAAAAGCCTTACACATAATACTCGCCACTTTTGACTCATATTAAGAGCAAACCTTTCAAGTTTCATACATAAATTGTAATATTAACCATATAATTTTATTCTTATATTTCAAGGTTTTGTTTTAGTTCCTTCTTTTTTAAGAAGACTTTacactatagaataaaataaagaaaatagtatTCATTTACACAGACAATATTAGATAACCCTCTCTGGCTTAAACAATAAACATAACAACATATAAAAAGGTAATAATGATATGTTTgtgttccactgactacttttttacaattttcagAGACACAGACATGCCAGGCTTTTGACCTGTGGAAGTTCCTTTACATACCGATATGATTcagacatatatgagcaccttcaaataccacagaactgagccagaatc includes:
- the LOC136864912 gene encoding SAP30-binding protein, with the translated sequence MSGQSLALASLTATYTDSEAEDEGGEDESEKSPNDDDSVNSHNSSAATPPINRANLRARLVSYHDDTLVSDDEGVPAEVAERRKSSGTEPEVEPPDGVRLFPEPAGRCSNELQEKINRLYEKMQNSGLDMNHVIQQRKDFRNPSIYEKLIQFCSINELGTNYPAHAYDPLRWGKESYYEELAKVQKAEMDRHEKERKDKTKVEFVSGTAKRPGSGSGTEDDAKRRKSKWDQVGTMGGSNIVAGAQANILKPAGFVQQPSLTTSVTGTKGTVISAFGSLPKKK